A window of the Penaeus monodon isolate SGIC_2016 chromosome 38, NSTDA_Pmon_1, whole genome shotgun sequence genome harbors these coding sequences:
- the LOC119596640 gene encoding pro-resilin-like produces MASKILLVLALVAFVSADKRPSYSYDVPQPVEEDSSEESAPPKYEFQYGVKDGYSGVDFAHGESRDEDETRGSYTVQLPDGRLQRVTYYVDGDDGYVADVTYEGEAQFPESEESREAPVYAPPRPSYGYPQ; encoded by the exons ATGGCGTCCAAG ATCTTACTCGTCCTCGCTCTAGTGGCGTTCGTTTCTGCCGACAAGAGGCCATCATACTCCTATGACGTTCCTCAG CCTGTGGAGGAAGACTCAAGTGAGGAGTCTGCTCCCCCGAAGTACGAGTTCCAGTATGGCGTGAAGGACGGATACTCGGGCGTGGACTTTGCCCACGGAGAGTCCCGCGACGAGGATGAGACTCGAGGCTCTTACACGGTGCAGcttcccgacggccgcctgcagaggGTGACGTACTACGTGGACGGCGACGACGGATACGTGGCCGACGTGacgtacgagggcgaggctcagttcCCGGAGTCCGAGGAGTCCCGAGAGGCTCCTGTGTACGCCCCGCCAAGGCCCTCCTACGGGTACCCACAATGA
- the LOC119596641 gene encoding pro-resilin-like, which translates to MASKILLVLALVAFASADKRPSYSYDVPQSMEEDSGEESAPPKYEFQYGVKDGYSGVDFAHGESRDEDETRGSYTVQLPDGRLQRVTYYVDGDDGYVADVTYEGEAQFPESEESREAPAYAPPRPSYGYPQ; encoded by the exons ATGGCGTCTAAG ATCTTACTCGTCCTCGCTCTCGTGGCGTTCGCTTCTGCCGACAAGAGGCCATCCTACTCCTATGACGTTCCTCAG TCTATGGAGGAAGACTCGGGCGAGGAGTCTGCTCCCCCGAAGTACGAGTTCCAGTATGGCGTGAAGGACGGATACTCGGGCGTGGACTTTGCCCACGGAGAGTCCCGCGACGAGGATGAGACTCGAGGCTCTTACACGGTGCAGcttcccgacggccgcctgcagaggGTGACGTACTACGTGGACGGCGACGACGGATACGTGGCCGACGTGacgtacgagggcgaggctcagttcCCGGAGTCCGAGGAGTCCCGAGAGGCTCCTGCGTACGCCCCACCAAGGCCCTCCTACGGGTACCCACAATAA
- the LOC119596567 gene encoding pro-resilin-like → MMASKILLVLALVAFASADKRPSYSYGVPQSMEEDSSEESAPPKYEFQYGVKDGYSGVDFAHGESRDEDETRGSYTVQLPDGRLQRVTYYVDGDDGYVADVTYEGEAQFPESEESREAPVYAPPRPSYAYPQ, encoded by the exons ATGATGGCATCTAAG ATCTTACTCGTCCTCGCTCTCGTGGCGTTCGCTTCGGCCGACAAGAGGCCATCATACTCCTATGGCGTTCCACAG TCTATGGAGGAAGACTCAAGTGAGGAGTCTGCTCCCCCGAAGTACGAGTTCCAGTATGGCGTGAAGGACGGATACTCGGGCGTGGACTTTGCCCACGGAGAGTCCCGCGACGAGGATGAGACTCGAGGCTCTTACACGGTGCAGcttcccgacggccgcctgcagaggGTGACGTACTACGTGGACGGCGACGACGGATACGTGGCCGACGTGacgtacgagggcgaggctcagttcCCGGAGTCCGAGGAGTCCCGAGAGGCTCCTGTGTACGCCCCGCCAAGGCCCTCCTACGCGTACCCACAATAA
- the LOC119596895 gene encoding cuticle protein 8-like translates to MSPKVLLLLGLAALAAADKLPSYSYNAPQDSLEDSDEAEPPKYDFAFGVKDGYSGADFAHQEARDEDETRGSYSVQLPDGRLQKVTYYVDGDNGYVAEVTYEGEAKFPDSEEYRESSERSYEAPRPSYEAPRPSYEPRGPVIQPRGPTLVKGYFA, encoded by the exons ATGTCTCCTAAG GTACTTCTGCTGTTGGGTCTGGCTGCCCTCGCGGCCGCGGACAAACTCCCCTCCTACTCATACAATGCTCCCCAG GACTCCCTCGAGGACTCCGACGAGGCCGAGCCGCCCAAGTACGACTTCGCGTTCGGCGTGAAGGACGGCTACTCGGGCGCCGACTTCGCCCACCAGGAGGCCCGCGACGAGGACGAGACTCGAGGCTCCTACAgcgtgcagctccccgacggccgcctgcagaaggtcacctactacgtggacggcgacaacggctacgtggctgaggtcacCTACGAAGGGGAAGCCAAGTTCCCTGACTCTGAGGAATATCGGGAGTCCTCAGAACGAAGCTATGAAGCCCCAAGGCCCAGTTACGAAGCCCCGAGGCCCAGTTACGAGCCCCGAGGCCCAGTTATTCAGCCCCGAGGCCCCACTTTGGTTAAAGGCTACTTTGCGTAA
- the LOC119596642 gene encoding cuticle protein-like, producing the protein MTGIASTSCLAQIESYNEGDGSTLFRADFNTYFDITSFVTSGSDSFEYSEESAEAKYAFDWAVRHAYSGNDFGHQEARDGDHTQGSYYVQLPDGRRQTVRYVVDGDSGFIPEVEYEGEARYDSAESREYGRPRPVYAAPESDESKESRPVYTPRPVYAAPDSEESLEIPVYIQQEPIYRPVYTTPRPVYTTPRRVYTTPRPVYTTPRRVYTTSRPVYTTPRLRVHDTQARVHDTQARVLCSGI; encoded by the exons ATGACAGGTATTGCCTCAACCTCGTGTCTCGCACAAATTGAGAG CTATAATGAGGGCGACGGAAGTACCTTATTTAGAGCAGATTTTAACACTTATTTCGACATCACAAGCTTCGTGACGTCAGGCTCG GATTCGTTCGAGTACTCGGAGGAGTCTGCGGAGGCCAAGTACGCCTTCGACTGGGCCGTCCGCCACGCCtactccggcaacgacttcggccaCCAGGAGGCCCGCGACGGCGACCACACCCAGGGGTCgtactacgtgcagctccccgacggccgccggCAGACCGTCAGGTACgtcgtggacggcgactccggctTCATTCCCGAGGTCgagtacgagggcgaggctcgctACGACTCGGCTGAGTCTCGGGAGTACGGGCGGCCCAGACCCGTGTACGCCGCCCCCGAGTCGGACGAGTCCAAGGAGAGTCGTCCCGTGTACACGCCCAGGCCCGTGTACGCCGCCCCGGACTCGGAGGAATCACTAGAAATCCCCGTGTACATCCAGCAGGAGCCCATTTACAGACCTGTGTACACCACACCTAGACCCGTGTACACCACACCCAGGCGAGTGTACACGACCCCTAGGCCCGTGTATACGACTCCCAGGCGAGTGTACACAACTTCTCGGCCCGTGTACACGACACCCAGGCTCCGTGTACACGACACCCAGGCCCGTGTACACGACACCCAGGCCCGTGTACTCTGCTCCGGAATCTGA